A window from Aerosakkonema funiforme FACHB-1375 encodes these proteins:
- a CDS encoding 2Fe-2S iron-sulfur cluster-binding protein, with amino-acid sequence MGNIKFVKENTEIVVASGANLRQKMLENKIDLYTFMGKAMNCGGYGQCGTCVVEIAEGMENLSPRTEVENRKLKNRGQNCRLACQTIVNGPVSVVTKPSKR; translated from the coding sequence ATGGGTAATATCAAATTTGTCAAGGAAAATACAGAAATAGTTGTAGCCAGCGGTGCTAATTTAAGACAGAAAATGCTGGAAAATAAGATCGACCTTTACACTTTCATGGGAAAAGCCATGAATTGTGGGGGTTACGGTCAATGCGGTACCTGCGTTGTCGAGATTGCTGAAGGTATGGAAAACCTTTCGCCGCGTACTGAGGTGGAAAATCGGAAACTGAAGAACAGGGGCCAAAATTGCCGTCTGGCCTGTCAAACGATCGTAAATGGCCCAGTTAGCGTGGTTACGAAGCCGTCCAAACGTTAA
- a CDS encoding TolC family protein — translation MPKFRHFVVVSVSAALAELTTILGSSTPSFALNNELCRDAACHVSTSHDNGVLTQNRLPSRQTGVEQHIVKNQDNANNASLGADLHIEMSNDRYNTADKNRLIAQNRVPETLVPSNLQPNPNPLQFPTRPEEVNIEVTQPLTLQQVLELARRNNRQLQIALLELERTRAALREAQAALYPTADLQVDAAGGRSTQSELSIERANRQGVDQIEEGSFSINGTLGLSYDLFTGGRRAAQIRAAEEQVRNSQLEVERLSEQTRLDITSAYYDLQQSDQQVRISQAAVENAQQSLRDAQLLERAGLGTRFDVLRAQVQLANENQNLIRDRSQQQINRRVLAQLLSLPQSVNLSAADPVEIAGLWDLTLEQSIIQAFQNRAELQQQLAQRNINEELRRAELAARKPQLNLFANYNVLDVFNDGLGIADGYSIGARLRWSLFDGGSAQARAAQRQADKEIAETRFADTRNQIRLQVEQSYYQLQSNLENIQTSNVALDQAREALRLARLRFQAGVGTQTEVIDAETELTRAEGNRVRAIIDYNRALANLQRSISNLSSSAPAVSR, via the coding sequence ATGCCAAAATTTCGTCATTTTGTGGTTGTGAGTGTGAGTGCTGCGTTAGCAGAGTTGACAACGATTCTCGGTAGCAGTACGCCTAGTTTTGCTCTAAACAATGAGTTGTGTCGGGACGCTGCGTGCCATGTCTCGACATCCCACGATAACGGTGTGCTGACTCAGAATCGTTTACCCAGCCGTCAAACTGGGGTAGAGCAGCACATCGTCAAAAATCAAGATAATGCTAATAATGCGTCATTAGGGGCGGATTTGCACATTGAAATGTCAAACGATCGCTATAATACTGCCGACAAAAACCGATTAATCGCTCAAAATCGCGTCCCGGAAACTTTAGTCCCCAGCAATCTCCAACCCAATCCCAATCCTTTACAGTTTCCGACTCGACCGGAAGAAGTGAATATAGAGGTGACGCAGCCCCTGACGCTGCAACAAGTTTTGGAACTGGCGCGGCGTAACAATCGACAGCTTCAGATCGCGTTGCTTGAGCTGGAACGGACGCGGGCGGCGCTGCGAGAGGCGCAGGCGGCTTTATATCCTACGGCGGATCTGCAAGTGGATGCTGCTGGTGGACGATCGACTCAGAGCGAATTGAGTATTGAGCGAGCAAATCGGCAAGGGGTAGATCAAATAGAAGAAGGCTCGTTTAGCATTAACGGAACGTTGGGATTGAGTTACGATCTGTTCACCGGCGGTCGTCGCGCTGCCCAAATTCGGGCAGCGGAAGAACAGGTGCGGAACAGCCAGCTGGAAGTCGAGCGTTTGAGCGAACAAACTCGTCTGGACATCACGAGTGCTTATTACGATTTGCAACAATCCGACCAACAAGTCCGCATTTCCCAGGCGGCTGTGGAGAACGCCCAGCAGAGTTTGCGGGATGCCCAACTACTGGAGCGGGCTGGATTGGGAACTCGATTTGATGTCCTGCGTGCCCAAGTTCAGCTGGCTAATGAAAACCAAAATTTGATTCGCGATCGCTCTCAACAGCAAATCAATCGTCGCGTTCTGGCGCAGTTATTAAGTCTGCCCCAGTCTGTGAATCTTTCTGCTGCCGATCCGGTGGAAATTGCAGGTTTGTGGGATTTAACGCTGGAGCAAAGCATCATACAAGCTTTTCAGAACCGTGCGGAATTGCAACAGCAGTTAGCCCAAAGAAATATCAACGAAGAGTTGCGACGCGCCGAGCTGGCTGCCCGCAAACCTCAGCTCAATTTATTCGCCAATTACAATGTTTTAGATGTATTTAACGACGGTCTTGGAATTGCCGATGGCTACTCTATAGGAGCAAGGCTGCGCTGGAGTTTGTTTGATGGCGGATCTGCACAAGCTAGAGCTGCTCAGCGACAAGCTGACAAAGAGATCGCCGAAACTCGCTTTGCCGATACCCGCAATCAAATCCGCTTGCAGGTGGAACAATCTTATTACCAGTTGCAATCGAACTTGGAAAATATTCAAACCTCTAATGTCGCCTTGGATCAAGCGAGGGAAGCTCTCCGTCTGGCTCGTTTGCGCTTTCAGGCAGGTGTGGGCACTCAAACTGAGGTGATCGATGCCGAAACTGAATTAACGCGGGCGGAAGGTAACCGGGTACGAGCTATTATCGACTACAATCGGGCACTGGCAAATCTGCAACGGTCTATTAGCAACCTTTCTAGCAGCGCTCCTGCTGTTTCTCGCTAA
- a CDS encoding efflux RND transporter permease subunit gives MFTNFFIKRPVFASVCSLLIILVGIVGYTRLPVQEYPSIDPPVVSVSTVYPGANPQVVETEITEILEAELNGVEGIKTLTSESRESVSTVTLQFELSRNLESAAQDVRDRVSRVTGRLPDDAEAPVVSKQSGDSSPILWFALYGEKFSTLELSDYADKLIVDAIETVPGVSSVIIGGERRYAMRIWLDPQKMAARNLTVLDVEQALRQENVEIPSGLVEGETSEYSVRTLGRLQTPPEYEALVIKRNQDGTQVTLKDIGRAEIGAENERSFVRFKQQPAVGLGVVKLSNANTLDVAEGAKEKMEELSHNFPEGMSYQIAFDSSAFVELAIEEVWVSLYLSIALVVLVIFIFLRDWRATIIPTVTIPISLIGAFGVMFFMGFSVNTLTLFALTLSTGLVVDDTIVVLENIVRYIEEKRMAPFPATFEATTEVVFAVIATTVVLIAVFVPVAFAAGTTGRLFNEFALTIAGAVVFSSIAALTLAPAMSARLLKPSQENARSRRFWLLTPIFWLLDFFEWGINWTRDIYAASLRLLMKLKLAIVVLFLISLAVTAWLFQLIPVGFLPNEDRGAILTVVRGPQGVTLNYTDKVMQQVENVLSQVPTIDSYFAIGAFGGGSGVGQVNQGFVFSRLKPWQERPQPSQSQEATIGQLFGRYMQITDALVIPINPPALPGAGFSQPVQFVLQGNNLETLAQEADKLAQKARQLPQLVNVDTDLRLNQPELILTINREQAANLGVSVRDISRTLQILLGGQEITSFNRENRRYEVVVQADDRFRASPENIREFYVRSQPGQMIPLTNLVKVTPSTTPPQINHFNRSRAATISGSPAPGQSLGQALDALQNLAQQQLPTDIRTTLSGESLEFKEAGQSTIYIFGLALAFIFLVLAAQFESYIDPLVILLAVPLSLLGAFGALLLRGLDLNVYSQIGLIMLIGLVTKNSILIVEFANQLRQEQNLPIAKAAIEAGLVRFRPILMTAFSTIFGLIPLAIATGAGAASRVSLGMTVLGGMLISTFLSLYIVPVFYVIATSAQARLMKGRRE, from the coding sequence ATGTTCACCAATTTCTTTATCAAAAGACCGGTCTTTGCCTCCGTCTGTTCCTTGCTAATTATTCTGGTGGGAATAGTAGGTTACACGCGCTTACCGGTACAGGAATATCCGAGCATTGACCCGCCCGTAGTCAGCGTCAGCACCGTTTATCCGGGTGCTAACCCGCAAGTTGTAGAAACAGAAATTACCGAAATATTAGAAGCGGAACTCAACGGAGTTGAAGGTATTAAAACCCTGACTTCAGAAAGTCGGGAATCCGTCAGTACGGTTACCCTTCAGTTTGAACTCAGCCGCAACCTAGAATCCGCAGCTCAAGACGTGCGCGATCGCGTGTCCCGCGTTACCGGCAGATTACCGGATGATGCGGAAGCGCCCGTAGTCAGTAAACAATCGGGCGATTCCTCACCCATTCTCTGGTTTGCCTTGTACGGCGAAAAATTTTCCACCTTGGAATTGAGCGATTACGCCGACAAGTTAATCGTAGACGCCATAGAAACAGTACCGGGAGTCAGCAGCGTCATTATTGGCGGCGAACGACGCTATGCGATGAGAATCTGGCTAGATCCGCAAAAAATGGCGGCTAGAAATCTCACAGTTCTCGATGTCGAGCAAGCACTGCGTCAGGAAAACGTAGAAATTCCTTCCGGTTTGGTAGAAGGAGAAACATCGGAATATTCTGTTCGCACCTTGGGAAGACTGCAAACGCCGCCAGAATACGAAGCATTAGTTATCAAACGCAATCAAGATGGCACTCAAGTCACTCTTAAAGACATCGGCAGAGCCGAAATTGGAGCGGAAAACGAACGCTCCTTCGTGCGTTTCAAACAACAACCAGCGGTGGGTTTAGGTGTAGTGAAACTTTCCAATGCTAACACGCTGGATGTTGCCGAAGGTGCCAAGGAAAAGATGGAAGAACTCTCCCATAATTTTCCAGAGGGAATGAGTTACCAGATTGCTTTTGATAGTTCTGCCTTTGTAGAATTGGCGATCGAAGAAGTTTGGGTAAGCCTTTATTTATCGATCGCACTCGTTGTCTTGGTAATCTTCATTTTCCTCCGCGATTGGCGTGCCACCATAATTCCCACAGTAACAATTCCCATTTCCCTCATCGGCGCTTTTGGCGTGATGTTTTTTATGGGATTTTCGGTGAACACGCTAACTTTGTTTGCGCTCACCCTATCCACGGGTTTGGTGGTAGATGACACCATTGTGGTGCTGGAAAATATCGTGCGCTACATCGAAGAAAAGCGCATGGCTCCCTTTCCAGCGACTTTTGAAGCAACGACAGAGGTGGTGTTTGCAGTTATCGCCACTACCGTAGTCTTGATTGCGGTGTTTGTGCCGGTCGCCTTTGCTGCCGGTACAACCGGTCGGTTGTTCAACGAATTTGCGCTGACGATCGCCGGAGCGGTAGTATTTTCTTCGATCGCCGCTTTGACTTTAGCTCCCGCTATGTCGGCTAGATTGCTCAAACCGTCGCAAGAAAATGCTAGAAGCAGACGCTTTTGGCTGCTAACTCCGATTTTCTGGTTGCTGGACTTTTTTGAATGGGGAATAAACTGGACACGGGATATATATGCTGCATCTCTCCGGTTGCTGATGAAATTAAAATTAGCGATCGTCGTGTTGTTTTTGATCTCTTTGGCAGTGACAGCGTGGCTGTTTCAGCTTATCCCGGTGGGATTTTTACCAAACGAAGACCGAGGTGCGATTTTAACGGTTGTCCGAGGGCCGCAGGGTGTTACCCTCAACTACACAGACAAAGTGATGCAGCAGGTGGAAAATGTTTTGAGTCAGGTTCCCACGATCGACAGTTACTTTGCCATTGGTGCTTTTGGAGGCGGTTCTGGGGTAGGACAAGTTAACCAGGGATTTGTGTTTAGCAGACTCAAACCTTGGCAAGAGCGTCCACAGCCTTCTCAATCCCAAGAAGCTACAATCGGTCAGCTGTTCGGTCGATATATGCAAATCACGGACGCTTTGGTGATTCCAATTAATCCTCCTGCTTTACCAGGGGCGGGATTCAGTCAGCCGGTGCAATTTGTGTTGCAAGGGAATAATTTAGAAACGCTGGCACAAGAAGCGGATAAGTTAGCTCAAAAAGCGCGACAGCTGCCCCAACTGGTGAACGTGGATACGGATTTAAGACTCAATCAACCAGAGTTGATTCTGACGATTAACCGGGAGCAAGCTGCTAATTTGGGTGTGTCGGTGCGAGATATTTCCCGCACGCTGCAAATTCTCTTGGGCGGACAAGAAATTACCAGCTTTAACCGGGAGAATCGGCGCTATGAGGTTGTGGTGCAAGCAGACGATCGCTTCCGCGCTTCTCCTGAGAATATTCGCGAGTTTTATGTGCGTTCCCAGCCCGGACAAATGATTCCGCTGACTAACTTGGTGAAGGTGACTCCTTCAACGACGCCTCCTCAAATCAATCACTTTAATCGATCGCGAGCTGCTACTATTTCTGGTAGTCCCGCTCCGGGTCAAAGTTTGGGTCAGGCTCTCGATGCTTTGCAGAATCTGGCGCAGCAGCAACTACCGACTGATATCCGCACTACTTTGTCGGGTGAGTCGCTGGAGTTTAAAGAAGCCGGTCAATCGACAATTTATATTTTCGGTCTGGCTTTAGCATTTATTTTCCTGGTTTTGGCTGCCCAGTTTGAAAGTTATATCGACCCTTTAGTGATTCTGTTAGCTGTACCCCTGTCCCTGTTGGGTGCTTTTGGGGCTTTGTTGCTGCGGGGTTTGGATTTAAATGTGTACAGCCAAATTGGTTTGATTATGCTGATCGGTTTGGTGACGAAAAACTCGATTTTGATCGTCGAATTCGCCAACCAATTGCGCCAAGAGCAGAATTTGCCGATCGCCAAAGCTGCTATTGAGGCTGGTTTGGTGCGGTTTCGTCCTATACTGATGACGGCATTTTCCACTATTTTTGGCTTAATTCCGCTGGCTATCGCTACCGGTGCCGGTGCTGCCAGCCGGGTTTCTTTGGGAATGACCGTCTTAGGGGGTATGCTAATTTCTACCTTCTTGAGCCTTTACATAGTGCCGGTGTTTTACGTCATCGCTACTTCGGCTCAAGCTCGGCTGATGAAAGGGCGTCGGGAATAG
- a CDS encoding efflux RND transporter periplasmic adaptor subunit has protein sequence MHHQKTSQPTNGKYASTSILQEEVPSELNSEQIVEQNTTESTQPQPPATKNWSVIYNILAAIVLLGAVGVGWRWWQTQQPASPPTPTAAARPMGVPVKLAPVETATLQETSDFVGTLESQRSVEVRSETEGQVMQIYVKPGNLVRQGEIIARLKSDRVQATLNQAKAGLEQAQARLRELKVGSRPEEIAQAQARVSQAQARLAEAQSGSRPEEIAQGRARLAQAEARLALARAGTRPEEIAQAKAQVDAARASAQLTAERANRYSQLRQQGAISQDRADQALAEDRSAQANLREAERRLLQLQNGTRSEEIAQAEATVQEARQALAQLQKGPRSEEIDRLKAALEQERQALQLLQNGRRPEEIAQAEAQVAQAQAQVRSAEVQLDDTRVTAPFAGVVGDIPVKVGDYLSKADILTTITQNQSLELNLAIPIERQPQLRLGLPVELQGVEGSSRGRISFISPKVNTESQSLLAKATFDNSRGQLRDGQFVRAKIIWNTRPNTVVVPTTAIIFQGQERSIYIAGQGQQGSQIAKLQPIKLGLVQGDKAEVVEGLQPGTQIIVSGNQKLADGAPIMPLPPEEQGSK, from the coding sequence ATGCACCACCAGAAAACTTCGCAACCGACCAATGGCAAGTATGCCAGCACATCAATTCTCCAGGAGGAGGTGCCATCCGAATTAAATAGCGAGCAAATTGTTGAGCAAAATACGACTGAATCAACTCAGCCTCAGCCTCCAGCGACAAAAAATTGGAGCGTTATTTATAACATTTTGGCAGCGATCGTTCTCTTAGGTGCGGTCGGAGTCGGTTGGCGGTGGTGGCAGACTCAACAACCAGCTTCACCTCCAACACCAACAGCCGCAGCCAGACCGATGGGAGTCCCCGTCAAACTCGCGCCTGTGGAGACAGCCACTCTGCAAGAAACTTCCGACTTTGTGGGCACATTGGAATCGCAGAGATCGGTAGAAGTGCGATCGGAAACCGAGGGTCAGGTGATGCAAATTTATGTAAAACCGGGAAACTTGGTGCGCCAAGGCGAAATCATCGCGAGGCTTAAAAGCGATCGAGTCCAAGCAACCCTCAACCAAGCAAAAGCAGGTTTAGAGCAAGCACAAGCCCGCCTTAGAGAACTAAAAGTCGGTAGCCGTCCAGAAGAAATTGCCCAAGCCCAAGCCCGCGTATCCCAAGCCCAAGCCCGTCTGGCAGAAGCCCAGTCGGGGAGTCGTCCGGAAGAAATCGCCCAAGGCAGAGCCCGTTTAGCCCAAGCCGAAGCGCGTTTAGCCCTAGCGCGTGCAGGTACTCGTCCCGAAGAAATCGCCCAAGCAAAAGCTCAAGTCGATGCAGCTCGCGCTTCTGCCCAACTCACCGCCGAAAGAGCCAATCGATATAGCCAACTAAGACAACAAGGTGCGATCTCGCAAGACCGAGCGGATCAAGCCCTTGCAGAAGACCGCAGTGCCCAAGCGAACTTGCGAGAAGCCGAACGGCGTCTCCTCCAACTACAAAACGGCACTCGTTCCGAGGAAATTGCCCAAGCAGAAGCAACCGTTCAAGAAGCGCGACAAGCTTTAGCACAATTACAAAAAGGGCCGAGATCGGAAGAAATCGATCGCCTCAAAGCAGCCCTAGAACAAGAAAGACAAGCTTTACAACTGCTACAGAACGGTAGGCGTCCGGAAGAAATCGCCCAAGCAGAAGCCCAAGTTGCCCAAGCGCAAGCGCAAGTGCGATCGGCTGAAGTTCAACTGGACGATACTAGAGTCACTGCGCCCTTTGCTGGTGTCGTCGGTGACATTCCCGTCAAAGTGGGAGACTACTTAAGCAAAGCAGACATCCTGACCACAATTACCCAAAACCAATCCTTAGAGCTAAATTTAGCAATCCCGATCGAACGTCAACCGCAATTGCGCTTGGGACTGCCAGTAGAATTACAAGGCGTCGAAGGTTCCTCTAGGGGTCGGATCAGTTTTATCTCGCCAAAAGTCAATACCGAATCCCAATCTCTGCTTGCCAAAGCTACCTTTGATAATTCCAGGGGACAACTGCGAGATGGACAATTTGTGCGAGCCAAAATCATTTGGAATACTCGCCCTAACACCGTAGTAGTACCCACAACCGCCATAATTTTCCAAGGTCAAGAGCGATCCATTTACATAGCTGGGCAGGGACAGCAAGGTTCCCAGATAGCAAAACTGCAACCGATAAAACTCGGTTTAGTGCAAGGCGACAAAGCCGAAGTTGTGGAAGGATTGCAACCGGGAACCCAAATTATCGTTTCCGGCAATCAAAAATTAGCTGATGGCGCTCCTATAATGCCCCTTCCTCCCGAAGAGCAAGGTAGTAAGTGA
- a CDS encoding PadR family transcriptional regulator, whose product MLELATLGLLLSEPLHGYRLKQQLELFMSSCISVNYGAIYPLLRRLEESGYIVTLGQEPGAAGPSRKTYGITATGRDRWRQKMLEHPHESWVNTRSRFTIKFFFFSNLESAERVKLLEHRLMVCRLRLESLEIEPMPADRYQSDAWKRHFAMLQDEINWLRSQLRKEQNGPGTEEDLRVITTNHRSCQLS is encoded by the coding sequence ATGCTTGAGTTAGCTACCCTGGGTCTACTTCTGAGCGAGCCACTGCACGGTTATCGGTTAAAGCAGCAACTGGAGTTGTTTATGAGTAGCTGCATCAGCGTCAATTATGGAGCCATATATCCTTTGTTGCGGCGTCTAGAAGAGAGCGGCTATATCGTCACGCTAGGACAAGAACCCGGAGCAGCAGGCCCAAGCCGCAAAACTTATGGAATTACCGCCACGGGGCGCGATCGCTGGCGGCAAAAAATGTTGGAACATCCACATGAGAGCTGGGTCAACACTCGCTCTCGCTTTACGATCAAGTTTTTCTTTTTTAGCAATTTAGAATCCGCAGAGCGGGTCAAGCTACTCGAACACCGCTTAATGGTTTGTCGGCTGCGTCTGGAAAGCCTGGAGATAGAACCGATGCCAGCAGATCGCTACCAATCAGACGCTTGGAAGAGACACTTTGCTATGCTCCAAGACGAAATTAACTGGCTGCGATCGCAACTACGCAAAGAGCAGAATGGCCCAGGAACAGAGGAAGATTTAAGGGTAATTACCACAAATCACCGCTCTTGTCAATTAAGTTAG
- a CDS encoding YkvA family protein produces the protein MNFSIQSLYNWYRNTIRNPKYRWWLILGSLLYLFSPIDIAPDFIPVIGLIDDAAIMTLLVSEVSQLLIDHVKLRQSQNPANTSENNASAPSSVEDKVVDVEAVSVK, from the coding sequence ATGAACTTCTCAATTCAATCACTTTATAACTGGTATCGCAACACCATTCGTAACCCCAAGTATCGCTGGTGGTTGATTTTAGGATCGTTGCTTTACCTTTTCAGTCCGATCGATATTGCACCTGATTTTATCCCCGTTATTGGGCTAATTGACGACGCTGCAATTATGACGCTGCTAGTTTCAGAAGTATCCCAGCTGTTAATCGATCACGTCAAATTGCGTCAAAGTCAGAATCCAGCTAACACTTCCGAAAATAACGCTTCTGCCCCCTCTTCAGTTGAAGATAAAGTTGTTGACGTAGAAGCTGTTTCGGTCAAATAG
- a CDS encoding MotA/TolQ/ExbB proton channel family protein: MWPLLVLSILSLTVILERLWFWTKILTKEKDIVNRVLDAASQDWETAAEIARRSSNKPIGRFMYAPLRLPQPEPEVFKLALETAAEEELGAMRRGDKILEAVIALAPLLGLFGTVWGLIVSLRDLRISDIGTAAASEATLGIGQALISTASGLVVAIFSLAFYRLFQLFLFNQVKIFRKSGNELELLYRQFWSRLQLEDSHPASYNNSSTREKPKPKLDSANAVEDAE, from the coding sequence ATGTGGCCTTTGCTGGTACTGTCAATTCTGTCGCTGACCGTGATCCTGGAACGTCTGTGGTTCTGGACAAAAATTTTGACTAAGGAAAAAGATATCGTCAACCGCGTTCTGGATGCTGCTTCTCAAGATTGGGAAACAGCGGCGGAAATTGCCAGACGGTCATCGAATAAGCCGATCGGGCGCTTTATGTATGCCCCCTTGCGCTTGCCCCAACCGGAACCGGAAGTGTTTAAACTCGCATTGGAAACAGCGGCGGAAGAAGAATTGGGTGCGATGCGCCGTGGTGACAAAATCTTAGAAGCGGTGATTGCCCTGGCACCCCTACTGGGACTTTTCGGCACGGTTTGGGGTTTAATTGTCTCCCTGCGCGACCTTCGCATTAGCGATATCGGAACGGCGGCGGCATCTGAGGCAACTTTGGGTATCGGTCAAGCTTTAATCAGTACGGCTAGCGGATTGGTGGTAGCCATTTTCAGTCTGGCATTTTACCGCTTGTTTCAACTTTTTTTATTCAACCAAGTCAAAATTTTTCGTAAATCTGGCAATGAATTAGAGTTGCTATATCGACAGTTTTGGTCGCGCTTACAACTAGAAGATAGCCATCCTGCCAGCTACAACAATAGCAGCACTCGCGAAAAGCCAAAGCCAAAGCTGGATAGTGCTAATGCCGTTGAGGATGCCGAATAG